The following proteins are encoded in a genomic region of Spirosoma sp. SC4-14:
- a CDS encoding TonB-dependent receptor translates to MRKILFGSWLLGLLFCLPALAQDVTVSGRVTSSDDGSPLPGVTVQVKGANRGTNTDAQGNYRLTAPASAQLVFSFIGYTTQEVPVNNRSAINVSLSGDSQQLNEVVVIGYGTQTKRDATGSIGSVKGATIAQMPIQSFESGLAGRTAGVQITVPNGVLNNPPVFRIRGTNSISLSSQPLIVVDGVPSFTGDYSSTNAPANPLASINPNDIESIDVAKDAAATAIYGSRAANGVVFITTKRGKSGTVKVNYDGWVGFSNAYRLPSLLNAQEYINFKTQAVANNPSASAIKYNQVNDANGNPVDTKWYDQVYRQGVSQNHNVNISGGSDKTNYYFSVGYTNQQGILKKNDFQRINTLFNMDSKLGKMFTVGGKIAYSNEKNLAATSSGSLYGEAFNTGGLGRLAIVLPPIISPYKNDGSYNINGSAIGSSNISGISSLSYYNPVVLLDNNRSNSESNHIQSNIYAQFKPLDWITLRSTYGIDYLLINNDLFWTPISGDGYSYGGYGTASAGTYKTWVWTNTAQFDKTFAGSHNVSLLVGQEQQRRTSNAFGINRQTLSDDAYNQIQAGWVNNNPAGMTYGENYLLSAFGRLNYNYKEKYFLSGNVRQDEYSALGEKKGVFWGASAGWEITQEGFWKAAGLDRVFSNFKIRGSYGKVGNIGGIGDYTPYSTYASGLYGGSSTLYFSNVGNPNLKWETSTKTDVGFNFGLFNDRITGEFAWYKNDINNLILYVAQAPSTGLPTNPPQNVGTMYNKGIELSLNARVVNSKAFQWNSSFNITFNKNEVTSLAPGLNVIQTGIGGSGALETVNQTQAGYSLGQLWVVRTNGVDPGTGKRIFVNSQGQNVYYQYYAPTGQYQYSTTPDGKTKYVSPTGGSAITQAADGVMYANVLPKQYGGWDNTFKYKNFDLSALLTYQLGFYVYYGSNAGLHDQRWWNNAKDVLTDAWQKEGDTGKKYAKPVYGDNVSNGSAIPLDANVFKGDFLRLRTLTLGYTLPASLTSRAKISNLRVYVSGQNLGLITKYPGPDPEVSSNGANSNSSTSSQGVDRNTIGNARTITIGLRAGF, encoded by the coding sequence ATGAGAAAAATTCTATTCGGAAGTTGGCTTCTTGGTCTACTTTTCTGCTTGCCAGCATTGGCGCAGGATGTAACCGTAAGTGGCCGCGTTACTTCATCAGACGACGGGTCGCCCCTACCAGGAGTGACTGTACAAGTTAAAGGTGCAAACCGTGGTACAAACACCGATGCACAGGGTAATTATCGGCTAACGGCACCAGCCAGTGCCCAGTTAGTTTTCAGCTTCATCGGCTATACGACTCAGGAGGTGCCCGTCAACAACCGCAGCGCGATCAATGTGTCGCTGTCTGGCGATTCGCAGCAACTAAACGAAGTTGTTGTAATTGGTTATGGTACACAAACCAAGCGTGATGCTACCGGTAGTATTGGTTCCGTAAAAGGGGCTACCATTGCTCAGATGCCAATCCAGAGCTTTGAATCGGGTCTGGCTGGTCGTACGGCCGGTGTTCAGATTACGGTTCCGAACGGTGTACTGAACAATCCTCCCGTTTTCCGTATTCGTGGTACAAACTCTATTTCGCTTAGCTCACAGCCGCTTATTGTAGTTGATGGTGTTCCATCCTTCACGGGCGACTATTCGTCGACAAACGCACCTGCTAACCCACTGGCCAGTATCAATCCAAATGATATTGAAAGCATCGACGTAGCCAAAGATGCCGCTGCCACTGCGATCTACGGTAGCCGTGCTGCCAACGGTGTTGTATTCATTACGACCAAACGGGGTAAATCAGGGACTGTTAAAGTTAATTATGATGGCTGGGTTGGCTTTTCCAATGCCTATCGGCTACCATCGCTGCTAAATGCGCAGGAGTACATTAACTTCAAAACGCAGGCGGTTGCCAACAACCCGTCGGCAAGTGCCATTAAGTACAATCAGGTAAACGATGCCAATGGCAACCCAGTCGATACCAAATGGTATGATCAGGTTTATCGGCAGGGCGTTTCCCAGAACCACAATGTAAACATTTCGGGTGGTTCGGATAAAACCAATTACTATTTCTCGGTTGGCTATACGAATCAGCAGGGGATTCTGAAGAAAAACGATTTCCAGCGCATCAATACGCTGTTCAATATGGACAGCAAGCTGGGCAAGATGTTTACCGTTGGTGGCAAGATTGCTTACTCTAACGAGAAGAACCTGGCCGCTACCTCGTCGGGGTCGCTCTATGGCGAAGCCTTCAACACGGGTGGTTTAGGTCGTTTGGCTATTGTATTGCCTCCCATCATTTCTCCTTACAAAAATGATGGTTCGTATAACATAAATGGTTCGGCTATTGGCTCTTCTAACATCAGCGGTATAAGTTCACTATCGTATTATAACCCAGTAGTTCTGCTCGACAATAACCGCTCTAACTCAGAAAGTAATCACATTCAGTCGAACATTTATGCCCAGTTTAAGCCATTAGACTGGATTACGCTGAGAAGTACCTACGGTATCGACTATCTGCTGATCAATAACGATCTTTTCTGGACACCGATCAGTGGTGATGGTTACAGCTATGGTGGCTATGGAACTGCCAGTGCGGGAACCTACAAAACATGGGTTTGGACCAACACGGCGCAATTCGACAAGACGTTTGCGGGTAGCCATAATGTTAGCCTGCTGGTTGGTCAGGAACAACAACGCCGTACGTCCAATGCCTTTGGTATCAACCGTCAGACCTTGTCGGATGATGCCTATAACCAGATTCAGGCAGGCTGGGTGAATAACAACCCAGCGGGTATGACTTATGGCGAGAACTACCTGTTATCTGCTTTTGGTCGGTTAAATTATAACTATAAAGAAAAGTACTTCCTGAGCGGTAATGTTCGTCAGGACGAATACTCGGCTTTGGGCGAGAAAAAAGGCGTATTCTGGGGCGCATCGGCTGGTTGGGAAATCACGCAGGAGGGTTTCTGGAAAGCGGCTGGCCTCGACCGTGTGTTCAGCAACTTTAAAATACGCGGTAGCTACGGTAAGGTCGGTAACATTGGCGGTATCGGCGACTATACGCCTTACTCTACCTACGCTTCGGGCTTATATGGTGGTTCTTCTACGTTGTATTTCTCGAACGTGGGCAACCCCAATCTGAAATGGGAAACCAGTACGAAGACCGATGTTGGCTTTAACTTCGGTTTGTTCAATGATCGGATTACGGGTGAATTTGCCTGGTACAAAAACGACATCAACAACCTGATTCTGTATGTAGCCCAGGCTCCATCGACTGGTCTGCCAACCAACCCCCCTCAGAACGTTGGTACGATGTATAATAAAGGTATAGAGCTGTCGCTGAACGCACGGGTGGTTAATTCAAAAGCTTTCCAGTGGAATTCGAGCTTCAACATTACCTTCAACAAAAACGAAGTGACTTCGCTGGCTCCTGGCTTAAATGTAATTCAAACCGGAATTGGTGGTAGTGGTGCGCTCGAAACAGTAAACCAGACTCAGGCCGGTTATTCGCTGGGTCAGTTGTGGGTAGTTCGTACGAATGGTGTCGATCCGGGAACGGGCAAGCGTATTTTTGTGAATTCGCAGGGACAGAACGTGTACTATCAATACTACGCTCCAACGGGCCAGTATCAGTATTCAACTACACCCGATGGCAAAACAAAATATGTTAGTCCAACAGGTGGATCGGCTATTACACAGGCTGCCGATGGGGTGATGTATGCAAACGTGTTGCCAAAACAGTATGGTGGCTGGGATAACACCTTCAAATACAAAAACTTTGACCTGAGCGCTCTGCTTACCTATCAGCTCGGTTTCTACGTATACTACGGCTCCAACGCTGGTTTGCACGATCAACGCTGGTGGAATAACGCCAAAGACGTGTTGACCGATGCCTGGCAGAAAGAAGGCGATACGGGCAAGAAGTATGCTAAGCCTGTTTATGGCGATAACGTATCGAATGGCTCTGCTATTCCGCTGGATGCCAACGTATTTAAAGGTGACTTCCTGCGGCTTAGAACGTTGACGCTGGGCTATACGCTACCGGCATCGCTCACATCGAGAGCTAAAATCAGCAATCTGCGGGTTTATGTAAGCGGTCAGAACCTGGGCTTAATCACCAAGTATCCAGGTCCAGATCCAGAAGTATCGTCGAACGGTGCCAACAGCAATAGCAGTACATCTTCGCAAGGTGTCGACAGAAACACAATCGGTAACGCACGCACAATAACGATTGGTTTACGGGCAGGTTTCTAA
- a CDS encoding SulP family inorganic anion transporter → MNDAKKNNSAIRLPNLQGDIRGGAISFLVAVPLCLGIALASGAPLFSGIIAGIVGGLVVGAVSRSALSISGPEAGLIIVTLGAIQSLGSFPAFLLATCIAGLFQIGLGFARAGMVSNFFPSSVIKGMLAGIGIILIIKQLPHLVGYDADAAEGLALFQPGGFNIIEQLQMALGQFRGIAILISVLSLAVFFLWERPGFKTTRFAQNVPAALVVVVLGICMNELVRLMAPEWALRGNHLVQLPVPDSAIGFINLFTLPDFSQWNNPVVYTSAIAIALVASLEALLAIEASDALDPLKRKTPTNHELKAQGVGNIVSGLIGGIPLTSVIVRSSVSINAGARTKLAALIHGTLLLVCVVTLPTLLNKMPWASLASILLVTGYKLARIEIVKSVYAEGVAKFVPFVVTVVAILLTDLLIGIGVGMVAGIFFILRDHYLNAHRVRTNWDSDKDRTHIQVKLGDHVSFLSKARLMKLLKSVPDNSILEIDATASSFVDSDVVATIRNFGSSAKLRNIQFIFRENQDRTVLAGYAQRELKLELAE, encoded by the coding sequence ATGAATGATGCAAAAAAGAATAATAGCGCAATTCGTTTACCAAATCTTCAGGGCGACATTAGGGGGGGAGCCATCTCGTTTCTGGTTGCAGTACCCTTATGTCTGGGAATTGCACTGGCCTCGGGGGCTCCGCTTTTTTCCGGTATCATTGCCGGTATAGTGGGTGGTCTGGTAGTGGGGGCCGTCAGCCGGTCGGCGCTGAGTATTTCGGGTCCCGAAGCGGGCCTGATCATCGTCACCTTAGGGGCCATTCAGTCGCTGGGATCATTTCCGGCCTTTTTGCTGGCTACCTGCATTGCCGGTCTTTTTCAGATTGGACTGGGGTTTGCCCGCGCCGGTATGGTTAGTAATTTCTTTCCATCGTCGGTCATTAAAGGAATGCTGGCCGGTATTGGTATCATTCTGATTATTAAGCAACTCCCGCATTTGGTAGGCTACGATGCCGACGCAGCCGAGGGGTTAGCCCTTTTTCAGCCCGGCGGATTCAATATTATTGAGCAACTACAGATGGCTCTGGGGCAGTTTCGGGGCATCGCTATACTGATCTCGGTACTGTCGCTGGCGGTATTTTTTCTGTGGGAGCGGCCGGGTTTCAAAACAACCAGGTTTGCCCAGAACGTTCCGGCGGCACTGGTCGTTGTGGTGCTTGGTATCTGTATGAACGAACTTGTTCGGCTGATGGCTCCTGAATGGGCCTTGCGGGGTAATCATCTGGTTCAGTTGCCGGTGCCTGATAGTGCAATCGGATTCATAAACCTGTTTACTCTGCCCGATTTCTCGCAGTGGAATAACCCAGTAGTCTATACATCGGCCATTGCCATTGCGCTGGTGGCTAGTCTGGAAGCGCTACTGGCCATTGAAGCCTCGGATGCGCTGGACCCGCTGAAACGTAAAACGCCGACCAATCATGAACTGAAAGCTCAGGGCGTCGGCAATATCGTGAGTGGCCTGATTGGCGGTATTCCGCTAACATCGGTGATTGTACGGAGTTCGGTCAGCATTAATGCCGGAGCGCGTACCAAACTCGCTGCCCTGATTCATGGCACACTGCTGCTGGTATGTGTGGTAACGCTGCCCACATTGCTCAATAAAATGCCGTGGGCGAGTCTGGCATCTATTCTGCTCGTGACGGGGTATAAACTGGCCCGAATTGAAATCGTGAAGAGTGTTTATGCCGAAGGCGTTGCAAAATTTGTACCGTTTGTGGTAACGGTCGTTGCCATTCTGCTAACCGATCTGCTGATAGGTATCGGCGTTGGTATGGTGGCCGGAATCTTCTTCATTCTGCGCGATCATTACCTGAATGCACACCGTGTTCGCACCAATTGGGATAGCGACAAAGACCGGACGCATATTCAGGTTAAACTGGGCGATCATGTGTCGTTTCTGAGCAAAGCCCGGCTGATGAAACTGCTCAAAAGTGTGCCCGATAATTCGATTCTCGAAATCGATGCTACGGCCTCGTCGTTTGTCGATAGCGATGTAGTGGCTACGATTCGGAATTTTGGATCATCGGCAAAGCTGCGGAATATTCAATTCATTTTTCGCGAAAATCAGGACAGGACAGTTCTGGCGGGCTATGCCCAGAGGGAACTGAAACTGGAATTAGCGGAGTAA
- a CDS encoding methionine aminotransferase, with protein sequence MNKDPLKTRSSKLPHVGTTIFTVMSKLATETGAINLSQGFPGFDCSPELVSLVEQYLQKGFNQYAPMTGVPALREALAQKAVNQYNVSYDPETEVTITSGATEAIFAAITAVVRPGDEVIVFEPAYDSYVPAIELNGGTPVYITLAPANESAPETHTADYTIDWQLVAEKITDKTRLILVNTPHNPTGRVWTTTDLDQLANLIQDRAIWVVSDEVYEHILFDCRKHHSLMTHPVLQERTFVIGSFGKTFHITGWKVGYCFAPRPLTTEFRKIHQYLTFSTVTPIQYALADYLKNPDHYLQLPAFYQHKRDLFLDGLRQSRFRFRTTEGSFFQTVSYADISHEPDYELALRLTKEIGVAAIPVSVFYHRKNDYRVLRFCFAKDDATLIEAADRLSKL encoded by the coding sequence ATGAATAAAGACCCCCTTAAAACACGCTCATCTAAACTTCCTCACGTTGGCACAACCATTTTTACGGTTATGTCGAAACTAGCCACCGAAACCGGTGCCATCAACCTATCGCAGGGATTTCCGGGTTTCGATTGTTCGCCAGAACTTGTATCGCTGGTTGAGCAGTACCTGCAAAAAGGGTTCAATCAGTATGCTCCAATGACCGGTGTGCCTGCACTACGGGAAGCCCTGGCCCAGAAAGCGGTTAATCAGTATAACGTTTCCTACGATCCTGAAACGGAGGTTACGATCACTTCGGGCGCTACCGAAGCGATTTTTGCAGCCATTACGGCAGTGGTTCGCCCCGGCGATGAGGTAATTGTGTTTGAACCTGCCTACGATAGCTACGTGCCAGCCATCGAACTCAATGGTGGCACTCCTGTATATATAACCCTGGCTCCAGCAAACGAGTCAGCCCCGGAAACGCATACCGCAGATTATACCATCGACTGGCAGCTAGTTGCCGAAAAAATAACCGATAAAACCCGCCTGATTCTGGTCAATACTCCCCATAACCCAACCGGCCGCGTCTGGACAACAACTGATCTTGACCAACTAGCCAACCTGATTCAGGATCGTGCTATCTGGGTTGTAAGCGATGAAGTCTATGAACACATTTTGTTCGATTGCCGGAAGCACCATTCGCTCATGACGCATCCGGTTCTACAGGAACGTACGTTTGTGATTGGCTCTTTTGGCAAAACATTTCATATAACAGGCTGGAAAGTCGGCTATTGCTTTGCCCCGCGACCGTTAACTACCGAATTTCGCAAAATCCATCAATACTTAACCTTCAGTACGGTCACTCCTATCCAATACGCCCTGGCCGATTACTTAAAAAATCCGGATCATTACTTACAACTTCCTGCTTTTTACCAACACAAACGCGACCTGTTTCTCGATGGTTTACGGCAATCCAGATTTCGGTTTCGGACAACAGAAGGCAGTTTTTTCCAGACCGTTTCCTACGCCGATATTAGCCACGAACCTGACTATGAACTAGCCCTTCGTCTGACAAAAGAAATTGGTGTAGCAGCCATTCCAGTTTCGGTTTTCTATCATCGGAAAAACGATTACCGAGTGCTGCGTTTCTGCTTTGCCAAAGATGACGCTACCTTGATAGAGGCTGCCGACCGGCTAAGCAAACTGTAA
- a CDS encoding response regulator transcription factor, translated as MRILIVEDEWEVATLIKTGLEEYDFVAVIAGDAKEAQQKLAESEFDIVILDVNLPVISGFDLCRMIRNRFENLPILMLTAFGSTDSKLDGFDAGADDYLVKPFEFRELVARLRALTRRNSAHPAEPAILRIADLELNQQSKTVKRGNQKLSLTARELALLEFFLKNQNKALSRNEIIEQVWDLNFDTGTNVVDVYVNYLRKKIDKDFPVKLIHTLSGIGYIMQATDD; from the coding sequence ATGCGAATTTTGATTGTTGAAGATGAATGGGAAGTTGCTACACTCATCAAAACGGGGTTAGAAGAATATGACTTCGTGGCCGTCATTGCTGGCGATGCCAAAGAAGCTCAGCAAAAACTGGCCGAGTCAGAATTCGATATTGTCATTCTCGATGTCAATCTGCCCGTCATTAGTGGCTTCGATCTGTGTCGGATGATTCGCAATCGATTCGAAAACTTGCCCATACTGATGCTGACGGCCTTTGGCAGTACCGACAGTAAACTCGACGGATTCGATGCCGGTGCCGACGATTATCTGGTTAAGCCGTTCGAGTTTCGGGAGTTGGTTGCTCGTCTGCGGGCACTTACCCGGCGGAATTCAGCGCATCCGGCCGAACCAGCAATTCTCCGAATTGCCGATCTGGAACTCAACCAACAGAGCAAAACCGTAAAACGGGGTAATCAGAAGCTTTCGCTGACAGCCCGCGAACTGGCGTTGCTGGAGTTTTTTCTGAAAAACCAGAACAAGGCGCTGAGTCGTAATGAGATCATCGAGCAGGTGTGGGATCTGAATTTCGATACGGGCACCAATGTCGTGGATGTATACGTGAACTACCTGCGAAAAAAAATAGATAAGGATTTTCCGGTCAAGCTCATCCACACTCTCAGCGGCATTGGCTATATCATGCAGGCTACCGACGACTAA
- a CDS encoding ATP-binding protein: MKIRARLSFTFVGIVAAILLLFSFVVYATAEYFRQRDFYLRLSDKAKTTARLLLDEDEITMRLLRIFEQNNLTALPEEQINIYDQQNRMIYATQDSTIIKPEVLLLIRKKKEAFFRKGPQEIVGFVHRHNNQEYILVASAHDEYGLEEMRHLSTIMVVGLVCSLALMGIVGWAYAGRSLRPISEVIRQVDRITASNLNQRVSAGNDEDELAQLAHTFNRMLDRVQEAFEMQRNFVANASHELRTPLTIITGQIEVTLLKRRTVEEHEAKWKAVLEVIQRMNKLTNNLLDLTLVSLGSTPLKFSEVAIDEVIYQASQMLTNRQPDYSVVFAFDGKLESMQPSLTIEGNKSLLFSAFFNLMENGCKFSEKKRVDVTLGATERWITVEFKDEGVGISEADLKSIYEPFFRADNVKRIHGHGVGLPLTYRIIQLHYGYIHVSSEIDRGTTFTVQLPKKL; encoded by the coding sequence ATGAAGATACGCGCTCGTCTGTCCTTTACGTTCGTTGGTATTGTAGCGGCTATTTTACTGCTGTTTTCGTTTGTCGTATATGCTACGGCGGAGTATTTCAGGCAGCGGGATTTCTACCTGCGGCTGAGCGATAAGGCCAAAACCACAGCCCGGCTGCTGCTCGACGAAGATGAAATTACGATGCGGCTGCTGCGGATTTTTGAGCAGAATAACCTTACGGCACTTCCCGAAGAGCAGATCAATATTTACGATCAGCAGAATCGGATGATTTATGCCACGCAGGATAGTACTATCATCAAACCCGAAGTGTTGCTGCTGATTCGAAAGAAGAAAGAAGCTTTTTTTCGAAAGGGCCCACAGGAAATTGTTGGCTTTGTGCACCGGCATAACAATCAGGAGTATATACTGGTGGCATCGGCACACGACGAGTATGGGCTGGAAGAAATGCGGCACCTCAGCACCATTATGGTGGTGGGGCTGGTGTGTAGTCTGGCATTGATGGGAATTGTGGGCTGGGCCTATGCGGGCCGGTCGCTACGACCTATTTCGGAAGTAATCAGGCAGGTCGACCGCATAACGGCTTCAAATCTGAATCAGCGCGTTTCGGCCGGGAACGATGAAGACGAGCTGGCACAACTGGCACACACGTTTAACCGAATGCTCGACCGGGTGCAGGAAGCTTTTGAAATGCAACGAAACTTTGTGGCCAATGCCTCGCATGAACTACGTACTCCGCTTACGATCATTACCGGCCAAATTGAAGTAACATTGCTCAAACGCCGGACAGTTGAAGAGCACGAAGCCAAATGGAAAGCCGTGCTGGAAGTGATTCAGCGGATGAACAAACTCACCAACAACCTGCTCGACCTGACGCTGGTGAGTTTGGGCTCGACACCCCTGAAGTTTAGCGAAGTGGCTATCGATGAGGTTATTTACCAGGCGTCGCAAATGCTTACCAACCGCCAGCCCGATTATTCGGTGGTATTTGCCTTCGACGGTAAACTCGAAAGTATGCAGCCGTCGCTAACCATTGAGGGAAATAAATCGCTGCTGTTTTCTGCCTTTTTCAATCTGATGGAAAATGGCTGCAAGTTTTCCGAAAAGAAGCGCGTCGATGTAACGCTGGGAGCCACCGAACGCTGGATAACGGTTGAGTTCAAAGACGAAGGCGTTGGCATTTCAGAAGCCGACCTCAAAAGCATTTACGAACCCTTTTTCCGGGCCGATAACGTAAAACGTATTCATGGCCATGGCGTTGGACTACCGCTTACCTACCGAATTATTCAACTTCACTACGGATATATTCACGTCTCGTCCGAAATCGATCGGGGAACAACCTTTACAGTTCAGCTACCCAAAAAGCTCTAA
- a CDS encoding RagB/SusD family nutrient uptake outer membrane protein, translating to MKKKIIYSAALCLISWGFSACNRDLLTPIPQTLVADVSAFSTVSRVNTQLLSLYGALKDGNVYGGRYVIYGDIRGEDFINETNNLVTGSDVWAENPTNSATAVSNLWNYGYLAINKCNIFLDGMAAGGTTVVGADLGKQYIAEAKLIRGLVYYSLLQFYARPYADGNGNNPGLPLRLTGIKGAGQSDLARSTVAEVYAQVIKDLNEAEADLPSKYTAASDNVTRAHKNTAIALKTRVYLSMQNYANVITEANKIVSATAPFSSPSNVANALQPDITTVFTNYTTSESIFSMPMTSTTGDYPGTQNQLAYYFSPTTANGGVGNGEFSLNPNGIIANPDWKATDKRRSFIKQSGTTTVKNWLVKYKAPSPYTDYVPVIRYAEVLLNLAEAKVRSTNTVDAQAVALLNAVRNRSDASTTFTADSFAASTDLINAILTERRIEFLGEGLRNNDLMRLLQTIPAKGTAQSKAPSDNGYIWPISASELALNKLATDN from the coding sequence ATGAAAAAGAAAATAATATATTCGGCAGCCTTATGCCTGATTAGCTGGGGTTTTAGTGCCTGTAATCGGGATTTGCTTACCCCAATTCCACAAACATTGGTAGCAGACGTATCTGCCTTTAGCACCGTATCACGCGTTAATACACAGCTTCTCTCTTTATATGGAGCGCTGAAAGATGGTAACGTGTATGGCGGCCGCTATGTAATCTATGGCGATATTCGTGGCGAAGATTTTATCAACGAGACGAATAACCTGGTTACGGGTTCTGACGTGTGGGCCGAAAACCCAACCAACAGCGCCACTGCCGTTTCTAACTTGTGGAACTATGGCTATCTGGCCATTAACAAGTGCAATATCTTTTTAGATGGTATGGCAGCAGGCGGCACTACGGTAGTAGGTGCCGATTTGGGAAAACAGTACATCGCGGAAGCCAAACTGATTCGTGGTCTAGTCTATTATAGCCTGCTTCAGTTCTATGCTCGTCCATATGCCGATGGCAATGGTAACAACCCAGGGTTGCCTCTGCGCCTTACCGGTATTAAAGGAGCAGGGCAGTCTGACTTAGCCAGAAGCACAGTGGCCGAGGTGTATGCCCAGGTAATTAAAGACCTGAACGAAGCAGAAGCCGATTTACCTTCAAAATATACGGCAGCCTCTGACAACGTTACCCGCGCTCACAAGAACACAGCAATTGCCCTGAAAACACGCGTGTATCTGAGCATGCAGAACTATGCCAACGTAATTACGGAAGCTAACAAGATCGTGAGTGCTACGGCTCCCTTCTCGTCGCCTTCGAACGTTGCCAATGCATTGCAGCCAGATATCACAACGGTTTTCACGAACTATACAACATCGGAATCCATTTTCTCGATGCCAATGACCAGTACCACAGGAGACTATCCGGGCACGCAAAACCAGTTGGCGTATTACTTTTCGCCAACTACGGCTAATGGTGGTGTAGGAAATGGCGAGTTTTCGCTGAATCCGAATGGAATCATTGCTAACCCGGATTGGAAAGCAACCGATAAGCGTCGTTCGTTCATTAAGCAGTCGGGTACGACAACCGTTAAAAACTGGCTTGTTAAGTACAAGGCACCAAGCCCCTATACAGATTATGTTCCTGTAATTCGGTATGCCGAAGTGCTTCTGAACCTGGCCGAAGCAAAAGTTCGTAGCACCAACACAGTCGATGCACAGGCAGTAGCGCTGCTGAATGCCGTACGAAATCGTTCGGATGCCTCAACAACGTTTACGGCTGATAGCTTTGCCGCTTCTACCGACCTCATCAACGCCATTCTGACCGAACGTCGTATTGAGTTCCTGGGCGAAGGGCTGCGCAATAACGATCTGATGCGTCTGCTGCAAACGATTCCTGCAAAAGGAACAGCTCAGTCAAAAGCGCCATCGGACAATGGCTATATCTGGCCAATTTCGGCATCGGAACTGGCACTGAACAAACTGGCGACGGACAACTAA